A portion of the Stigmatella aurantiaca DW4/3-1 genome contains these proteins:
- a CDS encoding ABC transporter substrate-binding protein, whose amino-acid sequence MRRLVPLLLAGFALIAAGCEKKSQPSPTETPPSTAQAPGGDVPGTPPPPANSGTLLLGVATALTGGQATFGISTRNGVELAIKEANAAGGVKGQKVAMKVYDNQGKPEESAQAVSRLITQDKVLVILGDVASSNSLAMAEKAQPAGVPMISPASTNPAVTEKGDYIFRVCFIDPFQGFVMAKFARETLKTANVAVLQDNKSAYSIGLTEVFVRKFTEMGGKITTTESFSQGDTDYRAQLTAIKKTQPDAIYVPGYYSEVGIIARQARELGLKVPLLGGDGWDSEKLFELGGSAIQGSYFSNHYSPDNKEPRVQKFVADYKAAYGGVPDALAALGYDAANVAIDALKRAPDTSGPAVRDAIAQTKNFPGIAGTITLDDKRNAVKSAVVLKVGDGKAEFVTTVNP is encoded by the coding sequence ATGCGACGTCTCGTGCCGCTGCTGCTGGCTGGGTTTGCCTTGATTGCTGCCGGCTGTGAGAAGAAGTCCCAGCCTTCGCCAACCGAAACGCCTCCGTCCACCGCGCAAGCGCCAGGAGGGGATGTTCCGGGAACACCCCCGCCTCCCGCCAATTCCGGCACCTTGCTGCTGGGGGTCGCCACTGCCCTCACGGGAGGGCAAGCCACTTTCGGCATCTCCACCCGCAACGGCGTCGAGCTGGCCATCAAGGAAGCCAACGCCGCGGGGGGCGTGAAGGGCCAGAAGGTGGCGATGAAGGTGTACGACAACCAGGGCAAGCCCGAGGAGTCGGCCCAGGCGGTCAGCCGCCTCATCACCCAGGACAAGGTGCTCGTCATCCTGGGCGACGTGGCCTCCTCGAACTCGCTGGCCATGGCGGAGAAGGCGCAGCCGGCCGGCGTGCCGATGATCTCCCCCGCCTCCACCAATCCGGCCGTGACCGAGAAGGGGGACTACATCTTCCGGGTCTGCTTCATCGACCCGTTCCAGGGCTTCGTGATGGCGAAGTTCGCCCGGGAGACCTTGAAGACCGCCAACGTGGCGGTGTTGCAGGACAACAAGAGCGCCTACTCCATCGGCCTCACGGAAGTCTTCGTGCGCAAGTTCACCGAGATGGGCGGGAAGATCACCACCACGGAGAGCTTCAGCCAGGGCGACACCGACTACCGGGCACAGCTGACCGCCATCAAGAAGACGCAGCCGGACGCCATCTACGTGCCTGGGTACTACAGCGAGGTGGGCATCATCGCCCGCCAGGCGCGGGAGCTGGGGCTGAAGGTGCCGCTGCTGGGCGGCGACGGCTGGGACTCGGAGAAGCTCTTCGAACTGGGCGGCAGCGCCATCCAGGGCAGCTATTTCTCCAACCACTACTCGCCCGACAACAAGGAGCCGCGCGTGCAGAAGTTCGTCGCGGACTACAAGGCCGCCTATGGCGGTGTGCCGGACGCGCTGGCGGCGCTGGGGTATGACGCGGCCAATGTGGCCATCGATGCCCTGAAGCGCGCGCCCGATACGTCGGGCCCCGCGGTGCGGGATGCCATCGCCCAGACGAAGAACTTCCCGGGCATCGCGGGCACCATCACGCTGGACGACAAGCGCAACGCGGTGAAGTCCGCCGTCGTCCTGAAAGTGGGGGACGGCAAGGCGGAGTTCGTCACCACCGTTAATCCCTAA
- a CDS encoding branched-chain amino acid ABC transporter permease, which produces MAQLLQHLINGLAAGTIYALVALGYTMVYGVLKLINFAHGDVMMVGVYMGYGTAYALGRQAQKSVLGVVLIFLVAMAGCALLGFLIERFAYRPLREKPRLTALITAIGISFALSYGFQLDIGFLPGAAPRAFPEIIQPSEWLIIGDRDVVVWNWQIMSLLIAVGLMVGLQYLVFKTRFGRAMRAVSYDHRVAALMGIPTDRIIAVTFMIGSGLAAGAGLLYAIKDTSVNPLMGLFVGLKAFVAAVIGGIGHVPGAVVGALMLGLVEEFVVGYVASTWRDAVAFGILIIVLLVRPGGLFGRVAAEKV; this is translated from the coding sequence ATGGCGCAGCTCCTTCAGCACCTCATCAACGGACTGGCCGCTGGCACCATCTACGCGCTCGTCGCGCTCGGCTACACGATGGTGTACGGCGTCCTGAAGCTCATCAACTTCGCCCACGGCGACGTCATGATGGTGGGCGTCTACATGGGCTACGGCACGGCCTACGCGCTGGGCCGTCAGGCGCAGAAGTCGGTCCTGGGCGTGGTGCTCATCTTCCTGGTGGCCATGGCGGGGTGCGCCCTGCTGGGCTTCCTCATCGAGCGCTTCGCCTATCGTCCGCTGCGCGAGAAGCCCCGGCTGACGGCGCTCATCACCGCCATCGGCATTTCGTTCGCGCTCTCCTACGGCTTCCAGTTGGACATCGGCTTCCTGCCGGGGGCGGCGCCGCGGGCGTTTCCGGAGATCATCCAGCCGAGCGAGTGGCTCATCATCGGCGACCGGGACGTGGTGGTGTGGAATTGGCAGATCATGTCCCTGCTCATCGCAGTGGGGCTGATGGTGGGTTTGCAGTACCTGGTCTTCAAGACGCGCTTCGGGCGGGCGATGCGGGCGGTGTCGTACGACCACCGCGTGGCGGCGCTGATGGGCATTCCCACGGACCGGATCATCGCGGTGACGTTCATGATTGGCAGCGGGCTGGCCGCGGGCGCGGGGCTGCTGTACGCCATCAAGGACACCTCGGTGAACCCGCTGATGGGACTGTTCGTGGGGCTCAAGGCCTTCGTGGCGGCGGTGATTGGCGGCATTGGCCACGTACCGGGGGCGGTGGTGGGAGCGCTGATGCTGGGTCTGGTGGAGGAGTTCGTGGTGGGCTACGTCGCCAGCACGTGGCGTGACGCGGTGGCCTTCGGCATCCTCATCATCGTGTTGCTGGTGCGTCCCGGCGGCCTCTTTGGCCGGGTGGCCGCGGAGAAGGTGTAG
- a CDS encoding branched-chain amino acid ABC transporter permease: METSSVPRTVPGVPAALRGILPVLVAVPVLVALEWLLSGSPFAQQLTYRVGVNVVLAVSLNIVNGMTGQFSIGHAGFMAVGAYVSSVLSLSLKEIALSFLPVAVSDQLFFIAALLVGGAAAALCGFLVGLPSLRLRGDYLAIVTLGFGEIIRVIVQNTAVFGRALGLSGIPPATSVMMVGFWVFLTVLVARRIAGSSHGRSLWAIREDEVAAEAMGVDTTGYKVRAFVISSFFAGVAGGLFAHFVQVINPNSFTFVQSMEIVVMVVLGGLGSTTGAIVAAVFLTLLPEALRSLLPMLTEEGSSLSSRVDQIRMPLYGLLLVALMLLRPQGLFGTKEIWEVLPRWLPRRRKGLA, from the coding sequence ATGGAAACCTCGTCTGTTCCGAGGACGGTTCCGGGCGTACCCGCGGCGCTCCGGGGCATCCTCCCGGTGCTGGTGGCGGTGCCGGTGCTGGTGGCGCTGGAGTGGCTGCTGAGCGGCTCCCCCTTCGCGCAGCAGCTCACCTACCGCGTGGGCGTCAACGTCGTGCTGGCGGTGAGCCTCAACATCGTCAACGGGATGACGGGGCAGTTCTCCATCGGCCACGCGGGCTTCATGGCGGTGGGAGCCTACGTCTCCTCGGTGCTCTCGCTGAGCCTGAAGGAGATCGCCCTCTCGTTCCTGCCCGTGGCGGTGAGTGACCAGTTGTTCTTCATCGCCGCGCTCCTGGTGGGTGGGGCGGCGGCGGCGCTGTGTGGCTTCCTCGTGGGCCTGCCCTCGCTGCGCTTGCGCGGGGACTACCTGGCCATCGTCACCCTGGGGTTCGGGGAGATCATCCGCGTCATCGTGCAGAACACGGCGGTCTTCGGCCGGGCGCTGGGCCTGTCGGGGATTCCGCCCGCCACCAGCGTGATGATGGTGGGCTTCTGGGTGTTCCTGACCGTGCTGGTGGCGCGGCGCATCGCGGGTTCGAGCCACGGCCGCAGCCTGTGGGCCATCCGTGAGGACGAGGTGGCCGCCGAGGCGATGGGCGTGGACACCACCGGTTACAAGGTCCGCGCCTTCGTCATCTCCTCGTTCTTCGCGGGCGTGGCCGGAGGGCTGTTCGCCCACTTCGTGCAGGTCATCAACCCGAACTCCTTCACCTTCGTGCAGTCGATGGAGATTGTCGTCATGGTGGTGCTGGGGGGGCTGGGCTCCACCACGGGCGCCATCGTGGCGGCGGTGTTCCTCACCTTGCTGCCCGAGGCGCTGCGCTCCCTGCTGCCGATGCTGACGGAGGAGGGCAGCTCGCTGTCCTCGCGCGTGGACCAGATCCGCATGCCGCTGTACGGACTGCTGCTGGTGGCGCTGATGCTGCTGCGCCCGCAGGGGCTCTTCGGGACGAAGGAGATCTGGGAGGTGCTTCCGAGGTGGCTCCCCCGGCGGAGAAAGGGGCTCGCGTGA
- a CDS encoding ABC transporter ATP-binding protein — protein MSAALQTTPEQAGEALLETDGVSIQFGGLRALTDFRLAIRKGDLQGLIGPNGAGKTTAFNVLTGVYRPTQGSVRVAGQRVNGWLPHQINHLGLARTFQNIRLFRSLSTLDNVKVACRAQGALNPEGVGLGTKMRAAVRNYRDWWRAMLLTPGFLEEERDLTRQAERLLEVMGLSHRRDEEARNLPYGEQRRLEIARALGTRPKVLLLDEPAAGMNTREKADLMVLIRKLRDEFSLGILVIEHDMKLVMGICEQITVLDHGETIARGAPEQVRSDRKVIEAYLGDNYLETHGGAA, from the coding sequence GTGAGCGCCGCGCTGCAGACCACACCGGAGCAGGCCGGCGAGGCACTGCTCGAGACGGACGGGGTGAGCATCCAGTTCGGAGGCTTGCGCGCCCTGACGGACTTCCGGCTGGCCATCCGCAAAGGGGACCTGCAAGGGCTCATCGGTCCCAACGGGGCGGGGAAGACGACCGCGTTCAACGTGCTGACGGGCGTGTACCGGCCCACTCAGGGCTCGGTGCGAGTGGCGGGGCAGCGGGTGAACGGGTGGCTGCCGCACCAGATCAACCACCTGGGGCTGGCGCGCACCTTCCAGAACATCCGCCTGTTCCGGTCGCTCTCCACGTTGGACAACGTGAAGGTGGCGTGCCGGGCGCAGGGGGCGCTGAACCCGGAGGGCGTGGGGCTGGGGACGAAGATGCGGGCGGCGGTGCGCAACTACCGGGACTGGTGGCGGGCGATGCTGCTCACCCCGGGCTTCCTGGAGGAAGAGCGCGATTTGACCCGGCAGGCCGAGCGCCTGCTGGAGGTGATGGGGCTGTCGCACCGGCGGGACGAGGAGGCGCGCAACCTGCCCTATGGCGAGCAGCGGCGGCTGGAGATTGCGCGCGCGCTGGGCACGCGTCCCAAGGTGCTGCTGCTGGACGAGCCCGCGGCGGGCATGAACACCCGCGAGAAGGCGGACCTGATGGTGCTCATCCGCAAGCTGCGGGATGAGTTCTCGCTGGGCATCCTGGTCATCGAGCACGACATGAAGCTGGTGATGGGCATCTGCGAGCAGATCACCGTGCTCGACCATGGGGAGACGATTGCCCGGGGAGCGCCCGAGCAGGTGCGCAGCGACCGGAAGGTCATCGAGGCATACCTGGGGGACAACTACCTGGAGACGCACGGAGGGGCGGCGTGA
- a CDS encoding ABC transporter ATP-binding protein, translated as MSEALKTLGTRESRPPLLTVEAIKVHYGAIQALRGVSLTVGKGEVVALIGANGAGKTSTLRAVSGMLKPSAGHIHFAGHDTTGMKAHLLVPRGMAHAPEGRGIFPNLTVQENLDLGAYLRRDTDGIAADQEKSFALFPVLKARRKQLAGTLSGGEQQMLAIARALLSKPQLLLLDEPSLGLAPQVTETIFRTLREVNTTGMSILLVEQNAHLALNMAHYGYVLETGEVVMAGPGKALLESSEVRKAYLGE; from the coding sequence GTGAGCGAGGCGTTGAAGACGCTGGGCACGCGTGAGAGCCGCCCGCCGCTGCTGACGGTGGAGGCCATCAAGGTCCACTACGGGGCCATCCAGGCGCTCCGGGGCGTGTCGTTGACGGTGGGCAAGGGCGAGGTGGTGGCGCTCATCGGGGCCAACGGCGCGGGCAAGACGAGCACGCTGCGCGCGGTGAGCGGGATGCTGAAGCCGAGCGCGGGGCACATCCATTTCGCGGGCCACGACACGACGGGGATGAAGGCGCACCTGCTGGTCCCGCGGGGCATGGCGCACGCGCCGGAAGGGCGGGGCATCTTCCCGAACCTGACGGTGCAGGAGAACCTGGACCTGGGCGCGTACCTGCGGCGGGACACGGACGGCATCGCGGCGGACCAGGAGAAGAGCTTCGCGTTGTTCCCGGTGCTGAAGGCGCGGCGGAAACAGCTCGCGGGGACGCTGTCGGGTGGCGAGCAGCAGATGTTGGCCATCGCCCGGGCGTTGCTGAGCAAGCCGCAACTGCTCCTCTTGGATGAGCCGTCGCTGGGGCTGGCGCCTCAGGTGACGGAGACGATTTTCCGCACGCTGCGCGAGGTGAACACCACGGGGATGAGCATCCTGTTGGTGGAGCAGAACGCGCACCTGGCGCTGAACATGGCCCACTATGGCTATGTGCTGGAGACGGGCGAGGTGGTGATGGCCGGGCCCGGGAAGGCGCTGCTGGAGAGCTCCGAGGTCCGCAAGGCGTACCTGGGCGAGTAG